In Kiritimatiellales bacterium, a genomic segment contains:
- a CDS encoding ATP-dependent Clp protease ATP-binding subunit: MDNFTPRAQRVLHLARKEAERFNHNYVGTEHILLGLVALGDGVAVSVLQSLGVDLQSLRIEVEKAVGTGSDTKMTGNIPFTPRAKKVLALATSEGRSLNHSYVGTEHILLGLLREGEGIAARVLENMGVDLDEAREEVMAMLDPDYDGSMGAGEESAAGFNPAGAAPQKSGDKQAVKTPALNAFGRDLTAMAKKGELDPVIGRANEIERVIQILCRRTKNNPVLLGEAGVGKTAIAEGLAQAIANGTVPQLLADKKVVTLDLALMVAGTKYRGQFEERIKAVMDEIRKAKNILLFLDELHTIVGAGSAEGTMDAANIIKPALSRGEMQCIGATTLNEYRKSIEKDAALERRFQTVIVNEPTIEETVQILTGIRPKYEDHHFCKITDAALEAAAKLSARYLPDRFLPDKAIDLMDEAGARSHIAHMVKPPEFQEIRQRILDAQQKKDIAIRDQKFEEAAAQRDAERKAKEELDTALKEWESERKENLSIVDEEEIRVIVSKWTGVPVDKMGEQALAKLLQMEEEIEKTVIGQNEAVSAISRALRRSRAELKDPRRPIGSFAFLGPTGVGKTMLAKELARYMFDDQDSLIQIDMSEYMEKFSASRLVGSPPGYVGHEEGGQLTERVRRRPYSVVLFDEVEKAHPDVMHMLLQILEEGRLTDSLGRSVDFRNTIIIMTSNVGATHSAKSGLGFAPVSEENDYEKLRNAMLAASKEIFKPELINRLTDIIVFRQLTRKDIEAILDLEIAQVQERIDARGIKLNLTAAAKQYLIHKGFDKAYGARQLRRSVERNLEDPLAEAILRSEIASDKTVTVDAAEDKLTFTPAD, from the coding sequence ATGGATAATTTCACACCAAGAGCACAGCGTGTGCTGCATCTGGCGCGCAAAGAGGCGGAACGGTTTAATCATAATTATGTCGGGACGGAACACATCCTGCTGGGACTGGTCGCACTCGGTGACGGCGTGGCGGTGAGCGTACTGCAGTCGCTCGGCGTCGATTTACAGTCACTGCGCATCGAGGTGGAAAAGGCCGTCGGCACCGGGTCGGACACAAAAATGACCGGCAATATTCCATTCACGCCGCGCGCGAAAAAAGTGCTGGCGCTGGCAACGAGTGAAGGGCGTTCGCTGAATCACAGTTATGTCGGCACTGAACATATCCTGCTCGGGCTGCTGCGCGAAGGTGAAGGTATTGCCGCGCGCGTACTTGAAAATATGGGGGTTGATCTCGACGAGGCGCGTGAAGAGGTGATGGCGATGCTCGATCCGGATTATGACGGCTCCATGGGTGCCGGCGAAGAGAGTGCCGCCGGATTCAATCCCGCCGGCGCCGCACCGCAGAAATCGGGCGATAAACAGGCGGTAAAAACGCCGGCGCTGAATGCGTTCGGCCGCGACTTGACGGCGATGGCAAAAAAGGGCGAGCTCGATCCGGTGATCGGCCGCGCAAATGAAATTGAACGCGTCATCCAGATTCTCTGCCGGCGCACCAAGAATAATCCGGTGCTGCTCGGCGAAGCAGGCGTCGGGAAAACAGCGATTGCCGAAGGACTCGCTCAGGCGATTGCCAACGGCACGGTGCCGCAGCTTCTCGCCGATAAAAAAGTGGTGACGCTCGACCTTGCGCTGATGGTTGCCGGCACAAAATATCGCGGGCAGTTTGAGGAACGCATCAAAGCGGTGATGGACGAAATCCGCAAAGCCAAAAATATTCTGCTGTTCCTCGACGAACTGCACACCATCGTCGGCGCCGGTTCGGCGGAAGGTACGATGGATGCAGCGAATATTATTAAACCGGCGCTGTCGCGCGGCGAAATGCAGTGCATCGGCGCAACCACGCTGAACGAATACCGCAAGTCGATCGAAAAAGATGCGGCGCTCGAACGCCGGTTTCAAACGGTGATTGTGAATGAACCGACGATTGAAGAAACAGTGCAGATTTTAACCGGTATCCGTCCGAAATATGAAGATCACCACTTTTGTAAAATCACCGACGCAGCGCTGGAAGCGGCGGCGAAACTTTCGGCGCGTTATCTGCCGGACCGGTTTCTGCCGGATAAGGCGATCGATCTGATGGATGAAGCCGGCGCGCGCAGTCACATTGCACACATGGTGAAGCCGCCGGAATTTCAGGAGATCCGCCAGCGGATTCTCGACGCGCAGCAGAAAAAGGATATTGCGATCCGCGACCAGAAATTTGAAGAGGCCGCCGCACAGCGCGACGCCGAACGCAAGGCAAAAGAAGAGCTCGATACCGCGCTGAAAGAGTGGGAGTCCGAACGCAAAGAGAATCTCTCCATAGTGGATGAAGAGGAGATCCGCGTGATCGTTTCCAAATGGACCGGCGTGCCGGTGGATAAAATGGGCGAGCAGGCGCTGGCTAAGCTGCTCCAGATGGAAGAGGAGATCGAGAAGACCGTGATCGGACAGAATGAAGCGGTATCCGCCATTTCGCGCGCCCTGCGCCGTTCGCGCGCCGAACTGAAAGATCCGCGCCGGCCGATCGGCTCCTTTGCATTTCTCGGCCCGACCGGCGTCGGCAAAACCATGCTGGCGAAGGAACTGGCGCGGTATATGTTTGATGATCAGGATTCGCTGATTCAGATTGATATGTCTGAATATATGGAAAAATTTTCGGCGTCGCGGCTTGTCGGTTCTCCGCCGGGCTATGTCGGCCACGAAGAGGGCGGGCAGCTCACCGAACGCGTGCGCCGGCGTCCGTATTCCGTGGTGCTGTTCGATGAAGTTGAAAAGGCGCATCCGGATGTGATGCACATGCTGCTGCAAATTCTTGAAGAAGGGCGTTTAACCGACAGCCTCGGACGCAGCGTTGATTTTCGTAATACGATTATTATCATGACCTCGAATGTCGGTGCGACGCACTCGGCAAAGTCCGGACTGGGCTTTGCGCCGGTCAGCGAGGAAAACGATTACGAAAAACTGCGTAATGCCATGCTCGCCGCCAGCAAAGAAATCTTTAAGCCGGAGCTCATCAACCGCCTGACTGACATTATTGTATTCCGGCAGCTGACGAGAAAAGATATCGAAGCCATCCTTGACCTCGAAATTGCGCAGGTTCAGGAACGCATTGATGCCCGCGGAATTAAATTAAATCTCACCGCTGCCGCGAAACAGTATCTGATTCACAAAGGATTTGATAAGGCTTACGGTGCACGGCAGTTGCGCCGGTCGGTCGAACGCAACCTTGAAGATCCGCTGGCGGAAGCCATTCTGCGCAGTGAAATCGCAAGCGATAAAACTGTTACAGTGGATGCCGCAGAGGATAAATTAACATTCACGCCGGCAGACTAG
- a CDS encoding NFACT RNA binding domain-containing protein, with translation MKPPITEPDVWRYILPDGWEILAGKTDADNDRLSLRAARPNDYWFHVRGLPGSHVILCSATGEAPGNHLIKTAAAVAAWHSNARTAGTVSVSCTQVKNVSKPRGTKPGTVTIKKEKTIRIKPALPSVARDTPA, from the coding sequence ATGAAACCGCCCATTACAGAACCGGATGTCTGGAGATATATTCTGCCGGACGGCTGGGAAATTCTCGCCGGAAAGACGGACGCCGACAACGATCGGCTCAGTTTAAGAGCTGCGCGTCCGAATGATTACTGGTTTCATGTCCGCGGACTGCCCGGCAGTCATGTGATTTTGTGCAGCGCGACCGGTGAAGCGCCGGGGAATCATCTGATAAAAACCGCCGCTGCTGTGGCTGCGTGGCATAGTAATGCACGGACTGCCGGAACGGTCTCAGTATCCTGCACACAGGTCAAAAATGTCTCCAAGCCGCGCGGCACAAAGCCAGGAACCGTTACCATCAAAAAAGAAAAAACGATCAGGATAAAACCGGCGCTGCCATCGGTAGCCCGGGACACCCCGGCTTAG
- a CDS encoding outer membrane protein transport protein gives MKNSKKNGRVWLVAGVVVTGLVLQANATNGDILEGIGAVSGGMGGTGVAAPQDGISAIVNNPAGLSFLPGSELHEVNIGITFFRPHVRARLRTPAGTYSGGSDDPTSYIPYMSYTQPLNERWAAGFAAYGISGMGVDYKKRPWDLDGDPSNGYEGAVYTKFASMKFAPALSYKITDSLSIGISPHFNYSTLSIGQGEVDDVSFGGSIGLLQRIGDWNLGLSYTSPQKARFKGVYNFDEFLGDTRKDTLVLEQPAVYGAGAAWEPNDQWLIAFDIKRLMWGEADGYGDFDWENQWVYAVGARYRLTSSWDLRAGFNYSRNPVKEHRGWDPMGMTSVQGKYVPTMGYELLRTVAFPAIVETHITLGAGYHINENLLLNVAYMHAFEKHSSSSGSTPGGDYNFKSSLYEDSLTIGLTWLF, from the coding sequence ATGAAAAACAGTAAAAAAAACGGGCGGGTCTGGCTGGTGGCCGGGGTAGTGGTAACTGGTTTAGTGTTGCAGGCAAATGCCACCAACGGTGATATTCTGGAGGGTATTGGAGCGGTATCCGGCGGCATGGGGGGTACGGGCGTGGCCGCACCGCAGGACGGTATCTCAGCCATAGTAAACAATCCGGCGGGGTTATCTTTTTTGCCGGGCTCGGAGTTGCATGAAGTTAATATTGGAATTACTTTCTTTCGGCCACATGTGCGCGCCAGATTGCGCACTCCAGCCGGAACATACTCCGGCGGCAGTGATGATCCAACTTCGTATATTCCCTACATGAGCTATACCCAGCCGCTGAATGAACGGTGGGCGGCAGGATTTGCCGCTTATGGCATCTCAGGCATGGGAGTGGATTATAAGAAACGCCCATGGGATCTGGATGGCGACCCCTCCAATGGTTATGAAGGCGCGGTTTATACCAAGTTCGCCAGCATGAAGTTTGCCCCGGCACTCTCATACAAGATCACAGATTCGCTTTCTATCGGCATCTCACCGCATTTTAATTACAGTACTCTGAGTATCGGGCAGGGTGAGGTGGATGATGTGAGCTTCGGCGGTTCGATCGGCTTGTTGCAGCGCATTGGAGATTGGAACCTGGGGCTCTCATATACCTCGCCGCAGAAGGCCAGATTCAAAGGGGTGTATAATTTCGATGAGTTTCTGGGCGATACCCGCAAAGACACGCTGGTTTTGGAGCAGCCCGCTGTTTACGGCGCCGGTGCAGCCTGGGAGCCGAATGATCAATGGCTGATTGCCTTTGACATCAAGCGGTTGATGTGGGGTGAAGCGGATGGATATGGCGATTTTGACTGGGAAAATCAGTGGGTTTATGCTGTTGGAGCTCGCTATCGGCTGACCTCTTCATGGGATTTACGCGCCGGCTTCAACTACTCCCGCAATCCAGTCAAGGAGCATCGAGGCTGGGATCCAATGGGAATGACCAGCGTGCAGGGTAAATATGTTCCTACGATGGGGTATGAACTGCTGCGCACTGTGGCTTTTCCAGCGATTGTCGAGACCCACATCACCCTGGGCGCCGGATATCACATCAATGAAAATCTGCTGCTGAATGTGGCGTATATGCATGCTTTCGAGAAGCACAGCAGCAGCAGCGGCAGCACCCCTGGCGGCGATTATAACTTTAAGTCATCTCTGTACGAAGATTCGCTTACCATCGGCCTGACATGGCTCTTCTGA
- a CDS encoding outer membrane beta-barrel protein, with amino-acid sequence MKKILFVVLAGITGFSFADGVRPYVRVSAGVALLQDADLGGDTAIQPGVQMKEMEFDTGYSVGFAGGVKFANLPIRAELEFLYQRNDLDNINLTPGWVYTGDGKLTVMALMLNGFYDFENKTIVTPYLMGGVGVVRAKMKLNDVGSETDTVAAFQLGAGLDFKVTDHVSLDAGYRFMMTSDPDFGGVDAEITGHRIELGIRYTF; translated from the coding sequence ATGAAAAAAATATTGTTCGTTGTATTGGCTGGGATTACCGGATTCAGTTTTGCGGATGGAGTCCGTCCGTATGTTCGTGTTAGCGCCGGTGTAGCATTATTGCAGGATGCTGATCTTGGCGGTGATACAGCAATCCAGCCGGGTGTTCAAATGAAAGAAATGGAATTTGATACAGGCTATTCAGTCGGATTTGCCGGTGGCGTAAAATTTGCCAATCTGCCGATCCGTGCAGAATTGGAATTTCTGTATCAGAGAAACGATCTGGACAACATTAATCTGACCCCCGGGTGGGTTTACACCGGCGATGGAAAACTTACTGTCATGGCGTTGATGCTGAACGGATTCTATGACTTCGAAAATAAAACCATTGTCACGCCGTACTTGATGGGCGGTGTCGGTGTAGTCAGAGCCAAAATGAAACTTAATGACGTTGGTAGCGAAACCGATACCGTTGCGGCATTTCAACTCGGTGCCGGACTGGATTTCAAAGTTACAGACCATGTAAGTTTGGATGCGGGATATCGTTTCATGATGACATCCGATCCGGATTTTGGCGGAGTGGATGCCGAAATCACCGGGCATCGAATCGAACTGGGGATCCGGTACACGTTCTGA
- a CDS encoding SHOCT domain-containing protein → MNKKIIKNSVAFTAVAFILTACTHPLAVKNLDMYRQHSMGAPLEQPIRLGIREKNHQMDAKRMARDFAVDIGRYNVQATTAIYPDNSNVDVIASFDSRSQYKGSGWNFLIDWPGFLIFTPAWHGYKYNVVHDVKVDLTDAQTGQFIKSVNIPIDLDVRHADMKRTWLAESGWWLFWTIPSFVGGIFHIGYDEDVTSLLEKNAGPVLTDYIAQEVANELRNYTKSKPVSKKTGEPVDAKLQKLTELKNQRLLTEDEYNAKRQELINAL, encoded by the coding sequence ATGAACAAAAAAATTATCAAAAACAGTGTCGCCTTTACAGCCGTTGCATTCATTTTAACCGCTTGTACTCATCCGCTAGCCGTAAAAAATCTGGATATGTACCGCCAGCATTCGATGGGCGCGCCACTGGAACAGCCGATTCGCCTCGGTATTCGGGAAAAGAATCACCAAATGGATGCGAAACGAATGGCGCGTGATTTCGCGGTTGATATCGGACGTTACAATGTACAGGCAACTACGGCAATCTATCCCGACAACAGCAATGTAGATGTGATTGCATCATTTGATTCCCGTTCGCAGTATAAAGGTTCCGGCTGGAATTTTCTGATCGACTGGCCTGGATTTTTAATTTTCACCCCGGCATGGCACGGTTACAAATACAATGTCGTTCATGATGTGAAAGTTGATCTAACCGATGCCCAAACCGGCCAGTTCATCAAATCCGTTAATATTCCGATTGATCTGGATGTCCGGCACGCCGACATGAAACGCACCTGGCTGGCAGAAAGCGGGTGGTGGCTGTTTTGGACAATCCCCTCATTTGTCGGAGGAATCTTCCATATCGGTTATGATGAGGATGTGACCTCGTTACTTGAGAAAAATGCGGGGCCGGTGTTGACGGATTACATTGCACAGGAAGTTGCTAATGAATTACGCAACTATACCAAATCAAAGCCTGTTTCCAAAAAGACCGGCGAGCCAGTGGATGCAAAGCTGCAAAAGCTCACCGAATTAAAAAATCAGAGATTGCTGACTGAAGATGAGTACAACGCTAAGCGGCAGGAATTAATCAATGCCCTGTAA
- a CDS encoding macro domain-containing protein has protein sequence MGIHFLRKIAFHYLTLFFTTLGIVWLFIEIFRDCSGIEYRLSFWQIIGGTTLLTFIPFFISGFCTSGFLRCKVEITSNAFNTKIIIKFSDLFKQKGFKAIAVNNFFDSTVDERLVSSKSLHGIMLTKYWKKNVADWNQQVDTQLASKTKLSTSPLKEGKQDQYEVGTTVFVTLGQEKFFCVVLGQTDNSTLEAKTTASDLIRAIRGLLCHARSVCSNEVLNIPLFGNGLSRVDIKCNVLVDLILTAIFEEMKLGRITEEIKIILPRKKFLEIDLCAVKRNWS, from the coding sequence ATGGGCATCCATTTTTTGCGAAAAATTGCATTCCACTATTTAACATTGTTTTTTACAACACTGGGTATCGTGTGGCTATTCATAGAAATTTTCAGAGATTGTTCGGGTATAGAATATAGACTTTCTTTTTGGCAGATAATCGGAGGAACCACCCTTCTTACGTTTATTCCGTTTTTTATCAGTGGATTTTGCACATCTGGCTTTTTGCGGTGTAAAGTCGAAATCACAAGCAACGCATTTAATACGAAGATAATCATAAAATTTTCTGATTTATTTAAACAAAAGGGATTTAAGGCGATAGCGGTTAACAATTTTTTTGATTCAACCGTTGATGAACGGCTTGTTTCTTCTAAAAGTCTTCACGGCATCATGCTCACCAAATATTGGAAAAAGAATGTGGCCGATTGGAATCAACAAGTAGATACTCAACTGGCAAGTAAAACAAAACTTTCTACATCCCCCTTGAAAGAAGGAAAGCAAGATCAATACGAAGTCGGAACAACTGTTTTCGTGACACTAGGACAAGAAAAATTCTTTTGTGTAGTACTTGGTCAAACTGACAACTCAACATTGGAAGCAAAAACAACTGCATCAGATTTAATTCGCGCCATCCGAGGTCTTTTATGTCATGCACGGTCTGTTTGTTCTAACGAGGTATTAAATATTCCGCTTTTCGGAAATGGATTATCGCGTGTTGATATCAAATGTAATGTTTTGGTTGACCTGATACTAACAGCCATTTTTGAAGAAATGAAATTGGGGCGGATAACTGAAGAAATAAAAATTATTCTTCCTCGGAAAAAATTTCTTGAAATAGATCTTTGTGCAGTAAAAAGAAATTGGAGTTAA